The Bosea beijingensis genome contains the following window.
CTTGCCGAACTGGATGCGATCCTGCGCATAGCGCAAGCCGAGATCGAAGGCCGACTGCGCCACGCCGATGGCGCGCGCCGCCGTCTGGATGCGCGCCGCCTCGAAGGTCTGCATGAGCTGCTTGAAGCCCTGGCCCGGAACACCGCCGAGCAGGTTTTCGCCCTTGACCTCGAAACCGTCGAAGGCGAGCTCGTATTCCTTCATGCCGCGATAGCCGAGAACCTCGATCTCGCCGCCGGTCAGGCCTGCTACCGGGAACGGATCGGCGTCGCTGCCGCGCGGCTTCTCGGCGATCAGCATCGAGAGGCCCTTGTAGCCGGGCTCCGCCGGGTCGGTGCGCACCAGCAGCGTCATGATGTCGGCGCGGACGGGATGGGTGATCCAGGTCTTGTTGCCATGGACCTTCCAGACGTCGCCATCCTTCACCGCCTTGGTGCGCAGCGAGGCGAGATCGGAGCCGGTATTGGGCTCGGTGAAGACGGCGGTGGGCAGGACCTCGCCGGCAGCGATCTTCGGCAGCCACTTCTCCTTCTGCTCGGGCGTGCCGCCGCAGAGGATGAGCTCGGCTGCGATCTCGGAGCGTGTGCCGAGCGAGCCGACGCCGATATAGCCGCGCGACAATTCCTCGGAGACCACGCACATCGAGACCTTCGACAGGCCCATGCCGCCGAATTCCTCGGGGATGGTCAGGCCGAAGACGCCGAGCTCGGCCATCTTCTCGACGACCGGCATCGGGATGTATTCGTTCTCCAGATGCCATTCATGGGCATGCGGCGTCACCTCCGCGGCGCAGAAGCGGCGCATCTCCGACCGGATTGCTTCCAGCGTCTCGTCGAGGCCGGTATCGCCGATGCTGGCGGCGCCCTGGTCCTGGCTGAAGAGCGCGACGAAG
Protein-coding sequences here:
- a CDS encoding acyl-CoA dehydrogenase family protein — encoded protein: MNANTAAKAENRANAIELIAAALPGFETLFKDAVAAVRQKVLVDGRISSARLEAEQHAAHGLSWLATYVTALRELKAYGERLEAEGRYGAVEDYALRIGAGEYAAQIFGGIPMSQGEILRLPALGLSQKAIAAACSDAADTLIAEGNTPENRTRFVALFSQDQGAASIGDTGLDETLEAIRSEMRRFCAAEVTPHAHEWHLENEYIPMPVVEKMAELGVFGLTIPEEFGGMGLSKVSMCVVSEELSRGYIGVGSLGTRSEIAAELILCGGTPEQKEKWLPKIAAGEVLPTAVFTEPNTGSDLASLRTKAVKDGDVWKVHGNKTWITHPVRADIMTLLVRTDPAEPGYKGLSMLIAEKPRGSDADPFPVAGLTGGEIEVLGYRGMKEYELAFDGFEVKGENLLGGVPGQGFKQLMQTFEAARIQTAARAIGVAQSAFDLGLRYAQDRIQFGKPLIAFPRVADKLAMMAAEILIARQLTYFAAREKDAERRCDLEAGMAKLLGARVAWAAADNALQIHGGNGFALEYPVSRVLCDARILNIFEGAAEIQAQVIARRLVEE